Proteins encoded within one genomic window of Dyadobacter chenhuakuii:
- a CDS encoding RagB/SusD family nutrient uptake outer membrane protein, whose amino-acid sequence MINKSKIYIVLASMMGAATLYSCTDLEEQVYSEVLSSTYQPTEKDLPAIVAPVYSSLRGLMLGWQGYFDLQEEAADAIVTPVRPNGWDDGGTYRRMHQHTWTSLQWQPENAWQSSFRSITTANRVLSQIAEGEIPLTAGKVEVEAELRAVRALAYYLLLDNHGNVPIVTDFKDINLPKQNTRKEVYDFVVKELLEVMPNLSENASTTYGQLNRWGAKALLAKIYLNAQVYTGTPEWEKAIAQADDVIKSGKYVLDANYSDVFTWTNFNSKEIIFAIPYDEIYGTGNQIHMKTLDPLSRTVYPMNAGPWGGNCAVPQFIDTYDAEDSRLADTWVMGPQKNATTGAVVITYSKTVPSIEKTASTDGYRIGKYKIKPNATGSLDNDFPLLRYADVMMIKAEALLRTGKAGEAATIVTEVRKRAFKANPAKATVTAADLAKGSRYNYGYQATDGTITERQGGDDVKFGRFLDELGWEFAAEAHRRQDLIRFGIYETKKWFNHRPNAQQRALFPIPQTELDKNTNLKQNPGY is encoded by the coding sequence ATGATCAATAAAAGTAAAATATACATCGTCCTCGCATCCATGATGGGTGCGGCCACGCTCTACTCCTGCACCGACCTCGAAGAACAGGTTTATTCAGAAGTGTTGTCGAGCACTTACCAGCCCACCGAAAAAGACCTTCCAGCGATCGTAGCGCCCGTTTATTCGTCCCTTCGCGGGTTAATGCTGGGCTGGCAGGGCTATTTTGACTTGCAGGAAGAAGCAGCCGACGCCATCGTTACGCCCGTTCGCCCGAATGGCTGGGACGACGGCGGAACCTATCGCCGGATGCACCAGCACACCTGGACGTCACTGCAATGGCAGCCGGAAAACGCATGGCAAAGCTCATTTCGCAGCATTACCACGGCAAACAGGGTTTTATCCCAAATTGCAGAAGGCGAAATTCCTTTGACCGCAGGCAAAGTGGAAGTGGAAGCTGAATTGAGAGCCGTGCGCGCATTGGCTTACTATCTTTTGCTGGACAACCATGGCAATGTGCCGATTGTGACTGATTTCAAAGACATTAATTTACCAAAACAAAACACACGTAAGGAAGTGTATGATTTTGTGGTAAAAGAATTGCTTGAAGTGATGCCTAACCTGAGCGAAAATGCTTCGACAACTTACGGTCAGCTTAACCGTTGGGGTGCGAAAGCGCTTTTGGCAAAAATATATTTGAATGCGCAGGTTTACACCGGAACACCGGAATGGGAAAAAGCCATTGCGCAGGCGGATGATGTAATAAAAAGTGGCAAATATGTGCTGGACGCCAATTATTCGGATGTTTTCACCTGGACCAATTTCAATTCCAAAGAGATCATTTTCGCGATTCCTTACGATGAAATTTACGGAACCGGCAACCAGATCCACATGAAAACGCTCGACCCATTGAGCCGCACTGTGTATCCGATGAATGCAGGTCCATGGGGCGGAAACTGCGCCGTGCCACAATTTATTGACACTTACGACGCCGAAGACAGCCGCCTGGCCGACACCTGGGTAATGGGTCCGCAAAAGAACGCAACGACCGGAGCAGTCGTAATTACTTATTCCAAAACAGTCCCAAGCATTGAAAAAACGGCTTCGACCGACGGTTACCGCATTGGAAAATACAAAATCAAGCCGAATGCAACAGGCAGTCTGGATAACGATTTCCCATTGCTTCGCTACGCCGATGTGATGATGATCAAAGCGGAGGCGCTTTTGCGCACTGGCAAAGCCGGCGAAGCAGCAACCATCGTAACGGAAGTCCGCAAACGCGCATTCAAAGCCAACCCTGCGAAGGCAACTGTAACTGCGGCAGATTTGGCAAAAGGCAGTCGCTATAACTACGGTTACCAAGCCACGGACGGCACCATTACTGAGCGCCAGGGCGGAGACGATGTGAAGTTCGGACGCTTTTTGGATGAGCTCGGCTGGGAATTTGCAGCAGAAGCCCACCGCCGCCAGGACTTGATACGGTTTGGTATATACGAAACCAAAAAATGGTTCAACCACCGCCCCAACGCCCAGCAACGCGCCCTGTTCCCGATCCCGCAAACGGAGCTGGACAAAAACACAAACCTGAAACAAAACCCAGGCTATTAA